In the Engystomops pustulosus chromosome 2, aEngPut4.maternal, whole genome shotgun sequence genome, one interval contains:
- the KCTD12 gene encoding BTB/POZ domain-containing protein KCTD12, producing MALPDSARGLPNGGGGGGGCTGGKPLDPLFPEIVELNVGGQVYVTRHTTLVSVPESLLWRMFSQQKPGELARDSKGRFFLDRDGFLFRYILDYLRDLQLVLPDYFPERSRLQREAEHFQLPELVKRLSPLRISKDSSIGGEEPPLLLTPAATQDSDLDTAVIPASSSPAAGVPSPTLDPYRFNASSSCSPASVPRLTPSQSLEGRRSGYITVGYRGSYTIGREAQADAKFRRVARITVCGKTSLAKEVFGETLNESRDPDRPPERYTSRYYLKFNFLEQAFDKLSESGFHMVACSSTGTCAFASNDQSEDKVWTSYTEYVFCRD from the coding sequence ATGGCTTTACCGGACAGTGCACGTGGATTACCaaatggaggaggtggaggtggtggCTGCACAGGGGGCAAACCCTTGGATCCTTTGTTTCCAGAAATAGTGGAACTAAATGTTGGGGGACAGGTATATGTGACTAGACACACAACACTTGTGTCAGTTCCAGAATCATTACTCTGGCGTATGTTTTCCCAACAGAAACCTGGAGAGTTGGCTCGGGACAGTAAGGGACGCTTTTTCTTGGACAGAGATGGTTTCCTGTTTCGATATATTTTGGATTATCTGCGAGACCTGCAGCTTGTTTTGCCAGATTACTTTCCTGAGAGAAGTCGTCTTCAAAGAGAAGCAGAGCATTTTCAGCTGCCTGAACTAGTGAAGCGTCTTAGTCCATTGCGTATTAGTAAGGACAGCTCTATTGGAGGTGAAGAACCACCTCTGCTTCTCACCCCGGCAGCCACTCAAGATTCTGACCTAGACACTGCAGTCATTCCTGCCTCATCTTCTCCTGCAGCTGGGGTGCCCTCCCCAACGTTAGATCCATATCGTTTCAATGCCTCCTCTTCATGCAGCCCTGCCTCAGTTCCTAGACTTACTCCTTCTCAGTCCCTTGAAGGCAGAAGATCTGGATACATAACAGTTGGCTATCGAGGCTCATATACTATAGGCCGTGAAGCACAAGCTGATGCCAAATTTCGAAGAGTTGCCCGTATTACTGTTTGTGGAAAAACATCCCTGGCTAAAGAAGTTTTTGGAGAAACCTTAAATGAAAGTAGAGATCCTGATAGACCCCCAGAGAGGTACACTTCCAGGTATTATCTCAAGTTTAACTTTCTGGAGCAAGCTTTTGACAAGTTATCTGAATCTGGTTTTCACATGGTGGCATGTAGTTCCACTGGAACATGTGCATTTGCCAGCAATGACCAGAGTGAGGACAAAGTGTGGACCAGCTACACCGAATATGTCTTCTGCAGAGACTGA
- the ACOD1 gene encoding cis-aconitate decarboxylase — MIATKSVTGSFAGIIHGLTTRNLTDLLIQRSKRMILDTLGVGLIGTTTEVFHKALQYSKIYSTDISSTVWGQSDLRLPPLYAAFVNGVAVHSMDFDDTWHPATHPSGAVLPSLIALSETLPSQHKKSGLDFLLAFNVGIEVQGRLMHFSNEASNIPRRFHPPAVVGTMGSAAASSKFLGLDQNQCREALAIAASYSGAPMANAGTQTKPLHIGNAGRHGLEASCFAFLGLEGNKQILDLASGFGAFYNDYNPQALPSLESYNWLLEKQDVAIKRFPAHLGMHWVADAASAVRRHIAGDIDTLPIANIQKIILKIPDAKYVSRPLPSSEHEARHSFQFNACTALLDGLVSVQSFSDQNLSRPELQKMLSKTEVLHPADNQPNFEKLYCEVSVIMTSGATFTERCNTFYGHWRKPLSNEDLEKKFRSNALTVLSNDGVEGIVEMVNNLEDLPDCSVLCSLLRQRNQATGKQEICF; from the exons ATGATTGCGACAAAG TCAGTTACAGGGAGTTTTGCTGGAATTATCCATGGTCTGACCACTAGGAATCTAACAGATTTGTTGATTCAAAGAAGCAAGCGCATGATTCTCGACACCTTGGGAGTTGGGTTGATTGGAACCACAACAGAAGTCTTCCATAAGGCACTGCAGTACAGCAAA ATTTACAGCACTGACATCTCAAGCACAGTCTGGGGCCAGTCTGACCTCCGTCTCCCTCCGCTCTATGCCGCTTTTGTCAATGGCGTTGCT GTCCACTCAATGGACTTTGATGACACTTGGCACCCCGCCACACATCCATCTGGGGCTGTCCTGCCCTCGTTGATTGCTCTTTCAGAAACATTACCTTCTCAGCACAAGAAATCTGGACTAGATTTTCTTTTGGCATTTAATGTTGGGATTGAAGTGCAGGGAAGACTAATGCATTTTTCTAATGAAGCCAGCAATATTCCAAGGCG GTTTCATCCTCCTGCGGTTGTTGGTACAATGGGCAGTGCTGCAGCATCATCTAAATTTTTAGGCCTGGATCAGAATCAGTGCAGAGAAGCATTAGCTATAGCTGCCTCATATTCTGGGGCTCCTATGGCCAATGCAGGGACACAAACAAAGCCCCTTCACATAGGTAATGCAGGCAGACATGGCCTGGAAGCTTCTTGCTTTGCCTTTTTAGGTCTTGAAGGCAATAAACAGATCCTGGATTTAGCATCTGGCTTTGGTGCCTTCTACAATGACTATAACCCACAGGCCCTGCCATCTCTGGAATCCTACAATTGGCTGCTAGAGAAACAAGATGTGGCCATCAAACGGTTTCCTGCTCACCTTGGGATGCATTGGGTTGCAGATGCAGCTTCTGCAGTACGAAGACACATTGCGGGAGATATTGATACATTGCCAATTGCCAATATTCAGAAAATTATTCTCAAAATTCCAGATGCCAAGTACGTAAGTCGACCCTTACCAAGTTCAGAACATGAAGCTCGCCACTCCTTCCAGTTCAATGCTTGCACAGCTCTACTAGACGGACTCGTGTCTGTCCAGTCTTTCAGTGACCAGAACCTTTCCAGACCTGAACTACAGAAGATGCTTAGTAAAACTGAGGTGCTTCACCCAGCTGATAACCAACCAAATTTTGAGAAATTGTATTGTGAAGTGAGCGTTATAATGACAAGTGGAGCCACATTTACAGAGAGGTGCAACACATTCTATGGTCATTGGAGAAAACCGCTGAGCAATGAAGACCTAGAAAAAAAATTCAGGTCTAATGCATTGACTGTGCTTTCGAATGATGGAGTAGAAGGTATTGTAGAGATGGTGAACAATCTGGAAGACTTACCAGACTGTTCAGTGCTTTGCTCATTACTAAGGCAAAGAAATCAGGCTACTGGAAAGCAAGAAATATGTTTCTAA